A genomic segment from Hypanus sabinus isolate sHypSab1 chromosome 8, sHypSab1.hap1, whole genome shotgun sequence encodes:
- the rraga gene encoding ras-related GTP-binding protein A isoform X2, whose amino-acid sequence MGKSGSGKTSMRSIIFANYIARDTRRLAATIDVEHSHVRFLGNLVLNLWDCGGQDTFMENYFTSQRDNIFRNVEVLIYVFDVESRELEKDMHYYQSCLEAILQNSPDAKIFCLVHKMDLVQEDQRDLIFKEREDDLRRLSRPLECTCFRTSIWDETLYKAWSSIVYQLIPNVQQLETNLRNFAQIIEADEVLLFERATFLVISHYQCKEQRDAHRFEKISNIIKQFKLSCSKLAASFQSMEVRNSNFAAFIDVFTSNTYVMVIMSDPSIPSAATLINIRNARKHFEKLERVDGPKHSLLVR is encoded by the exons ATGGGAAAGAGTGGGTCTGGTAAGACCAGCATGAGATCCATTATTTTTGCAAACTACATTGCCAGGGACACAAGACGCCTTGCAGCTACAA TTGATGTGGAGCATTCACATGTCCGGTTCCTGGGAAACCTGGTCCTGAATCTATGGGACTGTGGTGG CCAAGATACGTTCATGGAAAACTACTTTACAAGTCAGCGGGACAACATATTCCGTAATGTGGAAGTTCTCATTTACGTCTTTGATGTTGAAAGTCGGGAATTGGAGAAAGATATGCATTACTACCAGTCGTGCCTGGAAGCAATTCTTCAAAACTCTCCTGATGCCAAAATTTTTTGTCTTGTCCACAAGATGGATCTTGTGCAAGAGGATCAGCGTGACTTG atttttaaggAACGTGAAGATGATCTGAGGCGCTTGTCACGTCCTCTAGAGTGCACATGCTTTCGGACCTCCATCTGGGATGAGACTTTGTATAAA GCATGGTCAAGCATCGTGTACCAGCTGATCCCTAATGTACAACAACTAGAAACCAACTTGAGGAACTTTGCTCAGATTATTGAAGCTGATGAGGTGCTATTGTTTGAAAGGGCTACATTCCTA GTGATATCCCACTATCAATGTAAAGAACAGAGGGATGCACACAGATTTGAAAAAATCAGTAATATCATTAAACAATTTAAGCTAAGCTGCAG TAAACTGGCAGCATCTTTCCAAAGTATGGAAGTTAGAAACTCCAATTTTGCAGCATTCATTGATGTCTTTACATCCAACACCTATGTGATGGTAATCATGTCAGATCCATCTATAC CTTCTGCAGCTACACTTATCAATATTCGTAATGCCCGGAAACACTTTGAAAAGCTGGAGAGAGTGGATGGTCCTAAACATAGCCTTTTGGTTCGCTGA
- the rraga gene encoding ras-related GTP-binding protein A isoform X1, translating into MPSTAMKKKVLLMGKSGSGKTSMRSIIFANYIARDTRRLAATIDVEHSHVRFLGNLVLNLWDCGGQDTFMENYFTSQRDNIFRNVEVLIYVFDVESRELEKDMHYYQSCLEAILQNSPDAKIFCLVHKMDLVQEDQRDLIFKEREDDLRRLSRPLECTCFRTSIWDETLYKAWSSIVYQLIPNVQQLETNLRNFAQIIEADEVLLFERATFLVISHYQCKEQRDAHRFEKISNIIKQFKLSCSKLAASFQSMEVRNSNFAAFIDVFTSNTYVMVIMSDPSIPSAATLINIRNARKHFEKLERVDGPKHSLLVR; encoded by the exons ATGCCAAGTACAGCCATGAAGAAAAAG GTGCTGTTGATGGGAAAGAGTGGGTCTGGTAAGACCAGCATGAGATCCATTATTTTTGCAAACTACATTGCCAGGGACACAAGACGCCTTGCAGCTACAA TTGATGTGGAGCATTCACATGTCCGGTTCCTGGGAAACCTGGTCCTGAATCTATGGGACTGTGGTGG CCAAGATACGTTCATGGAAAACTACTTTACAAGTCAGCGGGACAACATATTCCGTAATGTGGAAGTTCTCATTTACGTCTTTGATGTTGAAAGTCGGGAATTGGAGAAAGATATGCATTACTACCAGTCGTGCCTGGAAGCAATTCTTCAAAACTCTCCTGATGCCAAAATTTTTTGTCTTGTCCACAAGATGGATCTTGTGCAAGAGGATCAGCGTGACTTG atttttaaggAACGTGAAGATGATCTGAGGCGCTTGTCACGTCCTCTAGAGTGCACATGCTTTCGGACCTCCATCTGGGATGAGACTTTGTATAAA GCATGGTCAAGCATCGTGTACCAGCTGATCCCTAATGTACAACAACTAGAAACCAACTTGAGGAACTTTGCTCAGATTATTGAAGCTGATGAGGTGCTATTGTTTGAAAGGGCTACATTCCTA GTGATATCCCACTATCAATGTAAAGAACAGAGGGATGCACACAGATTTGAAAAAATCAGTAATATCATTAAACAATTTAAGCTAAGCTGCAG TAAACTGGCAGCATCTTTCCAAAGTATGGAAGTTAGAAACTCCAATTTTGCAGCATTCATTGATGTCTTTACATCCAACACCTATGTGATGGTAATCATGTCAGATCCATCTATAC CTTCTGCAGCTACACTTATCAATATTCGTAATGCCCGGAAACACTTTGAAAAGCTGGAGAGAGTGGATGGTCCTAAACATAGCCTTTTGGTTCGCTGA